The Phyllopteryx taeniolatus isolate TA_2022b chromosome 2, UOR_Ptae_1.2, whole genome shotgun sequence nucleotide sequence ACAAGTAAAACAATGAGTAAACCGTCCCTAATATTAATTTATAATTACTGTAGAGGTACAGTATTCCCCTGCATATATGCAAATCATGAACTCAGCTATTCACGGTTATATTTGTggacctatcctccattattcatTGAAAATCTCACACATTCACAGTTGTTGTGCTAAGGTTAAAGCCATGTATGATATAAAAGTGTCgcttggcgccatcttgtagcatcatgttgccaaggaactgtgttgaagtgaggggaagCCAGTCATTTAGTAGCCCTGTCTATTGCAaaggtagtgctttgctgccattttgtggtATTTATAGGCAACTATATCCATTGCTGTATCACTTATAGAAATTGTAAAActttttcaacctttttcagCTTGCATAATGTCGTTTGGAacctttttttcaattactcCTAGAGTTTTGCAATTTGCTGGAGGACTCGGTCTCCAATAATAGTCCAATAATAGTCACTTTCATGTCGTTTTAAActttgttttcatccatccatccattttctgagctgcttatcctcacaagggtcgcgggagtgctggagcctatcccagctatcatcgggcaaggaggcggggtacaccctgaactggttgccagacaatcgcagggcacacataaacaaacaaccattcgcactcacatacacacctcggggcaatttagagacttcaatttacctaccatgcattatttttgggatgtgggaggaaaccggaatgcccggagaaaacccacgcaggcacgggagaacatgcaaagtccaaataggcggggccgggtttgaaccccggtcctccgaactgtgaggcagatgctctagcCAGTCTTTCACCGTTCCGCCACTCTGTTTTCATGTTACATAAATTCTAACATACCGTTGAGATTGTTCCTTCTGGCACAGAATGGCGGCTTttaaaatcagtgtaaagtgAGTTGAATGTCAAGGTTGCTGATAGGCACAAATTTACATGATCAATTTACGCTGCTCATTCTTGTCTTGCAGGGTTCTTTAAGGTTTTATCTCAATTAACGGAGACTGGTGACGTCACCGCAGACCAGTTTATAAGTAAGTCAAATTACCttcatttcttgtgtataatacgcacccccaaaatcaggaaaacccatataccaatgtaaaatatgcaccATTGATTTGCTGCTATTCATATGCTCAAAACATGACGTGTTATCcgtattttattaggtttttcaaataaatattctgctctgtgtgcatgCGCTGACGTTTGTCGCCATAGCCGACGGCAGAACAACCAAGTCACGAACAACACGACCATTAGCTTCTAGCTCTGCgagtctctctctcttctcatgACCATACCTGCGAGCTGAGCGATGCGCTCAAAAACACTTGGAAATAACAGCGCTGACCACAACCCATTAACGGTAACACACATAATTAAGTTAGTTACTGTACACGGGTTCAATGATTAAAGGAGACGCTCGTCCGTTTATCATGGGGCTTATtgtgaaacaacaaaacacgGCTACTGTGGGAAATAGCCAACGCTAGAAACaacagaacaaaataaatgcGATCTTAATTTCTATGCTagttctcgctctctctctgtgtgtgtgtgtgttcaaacagCGAGCAGCGCAATGCGTTCCAGAGCGGTACCTACCGGCGGCTGttcagtacgacaacagacagtcaattgacagagaatacctttgagacataaaaacagtgGTGTCCCCctcgcttaaaacccggaaatgtatatTTAACGTGTGAAagtttatgtgcattttgattggccgtAATCTGCAATGTTGCGCCAGAAATTCAAATTTAGATTCGAGGCAAATACAGTGGCAGACTGATTGGGcacattgtgccacaacatgcacacggcgcgacagttcagtcgggtttaGCCGCGTAGCTCGGTGTGTGGCAGCTTTTAAGCAGATCCTTAAGTGCTCAACAGCATCACTTATTATCAattgaaattttacattttagtaaGATGAGTACCAAcaaatgtgtattaaaaaaatcatgaatcTTTTGTCCTACAGATAAATTTGAGCACATGAAGAAAACGGGGGACTACTATGTAGTGGTGGTGGAGGACACCAATCTAGGACAAATTGTGGCCACGGCCACTTTGATCACGGAacacaaattcattcattcttgtGCAAAGGTAGGTTACTGACTCTTAATACAACTTACTCGCTATAAATTCCTTTAAGTATAGGAGGTGACTGAGGGCACTGAGGTGGTAATGCTGCATACTGGTGGACTGTTGAGCTTGAATGAAAACTCTTATCTGTTGCGGTTGTTTGCAGAGAGGTCGAGTGGAGGAGGTGGTCGTCAGTGACGTGTGCAGAGGCAAACAGCTGGGAAAACTGTGAGTAGAACTCTGGTCTGAGACCTAAACAAAAAATTCAGTCACTTTTGTTATCTctgcccaaaaaaatatatttatatcaaTCTAGTTTATTTTGACCATGTGTAGATTATTCCAATTTTATTCTGGTGACACACTATATTTTTCCTTAGATAGTAGCCTTCACTATAATAGATGCCACGCTCCAGTTAATCACAGTGTAATCcccctgaacaaaaaaaaaatatatatattttaacatcTGTAAAGCCTGACAGTGAAGTTTAAAAAGGAAGTGCTGCTATATACATTGGCACACTCGTTGTTGTGATAGCGCAAGTGACACTTGATTATTAAATCTTGTCCATTTTGGACTCAAGTTCTTGTTTACCGGAAGAGGACTATGTGTTTGGCTTCCTCATCCATTACCCACCTGTCCGTCTTTTCTCTCCCTCAGGTTACTGTCCACGCTTACGCTTCTCAGCAAAAAACTCAACTGCTATAAAATCACACTGGAATGTGCACCCAATAATGTGGCTTTCTACCAGAAGTTTGGTTACGCCGCTTCTGACGAGACTTACATGCAGTGTCGCTTCTCCCACTGAGAACCACCGGGCCTGGAACGCAGCTTTGCACGCCACCCTCTGACGTCAGCCGAGCAGAACATTGCGGTTTGGAGTGCGTCATTTTGAAACTTTTGAGTTGTTCCGAGGAGTGTCATCCTGACTAAGAGCTGaagtaaacacaaacacatgtcAAAGCCCCCTCCCCAGCgcccccttttttgttttggtaacCATGGCTACCTCACAGTGGCGGAGCTCTGAAGAAGGGCTCGTCACTTActgtaaatgtcttattttattacAATGGTGACGGAAAATAGGAATGAAATCAGCCAGACATTCAATGAAAGCTTAAGCTTATGTCCTTAAAGCATCCAATAattcattaataaataattgatgGTTGAAGGCAAGTAACCAAAGAACCATTCATTGAACActaattcttcttttcctttcggcttgtccctttaggggtcgccacagtgcgtcatccttttcctgcatcctcctctcgaacaccaactgccctaaCACTAAATAGTGCTAAAAAATTAATCACAATGATGGTATAAATCCTACAGGATTTAAAATCAATTTAAGTAGGCAATGGGAGTTTATATTGTGTGTATGAAAGTCATGAACGTTTTATATTTGGATAGCAACAATGATCACATTTTGTGAAAGGGCGATATGGATACAAAAATgatatttgtacatttatacttgtctttttttctagTTGGGCAAAGggaacatatttaatgtaatttattgCCAAATCtgtacaaaactaaataaaacattggTAACCCATAACCCAGTCTTATTTCGTGTGCTTTTTGGGTTTGTAATTTATTCAATTTACagcgccgtgaaaaagtattggcccccttctcaaattttttgtttttgcaaaatttcccactttgtttaacatcaaataaatgtccaagtgaagttaaaatgctgtatttaaatgatttcatttaataaagagaaaaaaaaactatttgaagttacctggccctttgTGAAAAAGTCATTACCTCCTTgttaattcatgaattaattttGGCTAATCACAATTCTTGCTTAATTTtccactgatcacacccaagcctgattacctccagacctgttcaatcaagaaatcacttaaacagaatctgtcccaacaaaatcaagtcagacaaaagatctaaaaaaagctGTTCCAAAATGACATGACCCAaataaattccagaacagtcaagaaataaagtaattgacacctatcagtctggaaagggttacaaaagccatttttaaagctttaggAATCCAGCAAACCGCAGGGAGAGCCGTTATCCTCCCATGgagaaaacatagaacagtggtgaaccttcccacgGAGTGACTGACAAagaaggaactcaggacaacttctaaagaaatgcaggcctcccttgcctcagttaaggtcagtgttcatgacacaacaataaggaagagactggacaaaatggcatccatggcagagttccaaggccaaaaccactgctgaccaaaaagaacataaagggtcatcttacttttgcaaaaagaaaaaaacatccgaatgattcccaagacttctgggagaatattatatgaactgacaagatgaaagatGAGCTTTTTGgtaggtgtgtgtctcgttacatctggcgtaatgtagcacagcatttcagaaaaaggtcatcataccaacagtcaaacatggtggtagtgtgatggtcttaggctgcttttctccttcaggacctgaacaacttgctgtgattttgattctttaacagaaaatcgtgaaggacaatgttcagctatcaatttgtgacctcaagctgaggTGCATTTGGGTTCTGCAGCTGGATAACGTTTTAAATCACACCAGCAAGCCAAcgtctgaatggcttaaaaaacaaaatgaaggttttggagtggcctagtcaaagtccaaacTTGAATctaattgaaatgcagtggaatGACCTTataaaggccgttcatgcttgaaaaccctccatttttgcttaatttaaacaattctgcaagcaagagtgggccaaaatatctccacagagatgtgagactcttattgccagttatagaaaacatttgattttcattgttgctgctgaggatgcccaaccagttattaggtttaggtggccattactttttcaaacagggccaggtaactgttcgccccccccacccctttaataaattaaatcatttttaaaaaggcatttCAAGTTCAATTTGGTTATATTTGcctggtatttacatttgtttgatgaacttaaagtggggaaactatgcagaaatataagaatttgagaaggggtccAATACTTCACGGCATTGTAGTTGGATTGCAGTACAGGGCATGACAGTAGACTAGTGGTTATGTTTCTCAGATATGAGGTCTGGTGTTCAAATCTCTGCTTCACATGCTTTCCCCATGTTGGCTGGATTTTCTGCAGGTCCTCAAACTTCCTTCtaaattcccaaaacatgcatggtaggttaatggatgactaaattgtccataggtctgCATAAGGTTGGGCACGGTtagaatttgaacgattccagtTGAGAGTCCGGTTCCTTTTGATTCCAATTCTTTCAGAGGGCGGGGTCGTcaacgtttgcatggtttaaatcaaGGTTATTCAAACTACAGGCATCAGTTTCTTTTTAGCGGCCCGCGgcatagactaaaataaacacgaTACGGCCCGTGTCATTTACAGTACTTACTTTCTACACTGGATAGACTTTGtttccaaagaaaaacatttagggGGCCTTAGACACAAAAATTTGgcctaaacaaacaaaatacattttgggggggggggggggggggctaaaatAAGCCCAGCGACACCACTGCTCATAACTACTCAAGAAGATGGAGCAAACTCCAAATGGGTTCAGACAGACTTTTTATTATGCAACAATTAAATCCTATCCAACAATAGGCCTGATATTAGTTGTTAATCCTATGACACCAAAATAAAGGCATTAACTATCCATCTTCATCAAGTCCTGCGATGGTCGACGTCCTGGCCACTTTCCCCTTTCCCCGCCTGCCCCCCTTCTGGCAGTCTACACAAATTCAAGTATCGAAAGTGCATTATTGCAATACTGTCCCGCTGCAAATGCAAAAATGCTTTAAATACTATAAAACTGCAAAATTTTCCCATCAGTGCATTTAGctcaagaaacaacaacaacaaaaatgtatttgctcaGACCTTCACATCTCAGACATGAGTGGTCTTCCGCCCCTATCCCCTTAGAAAAAGGTTCAAATATCTACATTTTtcatcccattaaaaaaaaaaaaaagtgcaatgcGCCACATGGCTAAATGTAGGCAAGGCTCATCCATTTTGTGCTGCTGTGACCTGCATTGCTCCAAAGTCGTCGTCTTCCTCCAGGCTGCGCTTACGGCTTCCTGTTCAAAGGCAGTTCAGGACAACTTAGTTATAAACTGCAAAACACCATTTTGACAATCAAGCTCCTTGATTGTGTGCAGACCTGGCATGCCTCCTTGTAAGAAGGAGCGGCCCAGCTGCATGGGCGACATCATTTTAATGGTGAGTTTGGCGAGGTAGATTGCTTCATACTcctgcaaaacaaaacacacatcaaCCGATCTCAGGAGGTTCCACTAATGGGATTTTTTGTGTGATCCAAAAATAGACAATTGTGATAACCAAAGGACCAAGAATGGTCAACTTATAGCGATGTAGCATGCTGTAGAGATGGAAGCAGTAAGTGGAGGTTTCAAAATTTTATGACAGTTAGACCACAGTATTCTCATTTACTCAGATGGCTCTGTATATATTAATACTTGCTAAAGGTTGACGCTCACCTGAAGCTGATGCACAAATCCCAAGTTGGGGTTAATGCAGAACCTCCTCTCCTGGATGTGGTTGAATGCCTCCCTGAAGTGAAGTGAACACACAGGTTAGAATGGGCCACTAATATGATACCTGCGGGCACCAGGTTGTCCCCagggaccacatgagtagcctgcgggcctgttttaaaaatagctcaccggtgatgggacattgtaatttcctaggaatgttgtacaagtgatcatttgaaaatgtgtaaacAGAGATTTCTAGACAAAGTGCTGCATATTTTCTATACCttgttaaaggggacatattttgccaaatctTCGAcccagaggcaaccaatcagaggagagGGGGTGgttttagccaaatatggacaaagcggatacaaaactctgtcaaacagaagtagctatcAAAAGGGCTTTTTCTGGACACTAGTACAACAAAACcaagtttaaaaagaaatttaaa carries:
- the gnpnat1 gene encoding glucosamine 6-phosphate N-acetyltransferase, with translation MLLDEMPLFDPSLLQELDWSDNNVSFSPLISPSSPGEGLVLRPLCTADFNRGFFKVLSQLTETGDVTADQFINKFEHMKKTGDYYVVVVEDTNLGQIVATATLITEHKFIHSCAKRGRVEEVVVSDVCRGKQLGKLLLSTLTLLSKKLNCYKITLECAPNNVAFYQKFGYAASDETYMQCRFSH